A window of the Polaribacter sp. HaHaR_3_91 genome harbors these coding sequences:
- a CDS encoding iron-containing alcohol dehydrogenase, translating into MLQNRRIYLPPLSLIGPGALNDLGEELKSLPYKKALFVTDEVLVKIGVAQKIIDVMEASEVEVVLFDKVQPNPTCQNVNAGLELLKDNSCDFILTLGGGSPQDCGKAIGILATNGGDIKDYDGINISKKAALPIVAINTTAGTASEVTINYVITDAERHIKMVMVDKNCLVSIAVNDPELMIGMPAGLTAATGMDALTHAIETYVTKGAFGWSDALALEAIKLISQSLEIAVVDGKNIEARSKMAWGQFIAGQAFSNAGLGYVHSMAHQLGGMYNLPHGVANAILLPHVEAFNLPACAHKLKRVARAMGVGVLEMSDTQGANAAISAIKALSKSVGIPSGLKELGVKEEDFAEMAKNALADVCTGGNPREVTLEDTIAIYKSAM; encoded by the coding sequence ATGTTACAAAACAGAAGAATTTACTTACCACCATTAAGTTTAATTGGCCCAGGAGCGTTAAACGATTTAGGAGAAGAATTAAAAAGCTTACCTTACAAAAAAGCACTTTTTGTAACTGACGAGGTTTTAGTGAAAATTGGTGTTGCTCAAAAAATTATTGATGTAATGGAAGCTTCAGAGGTTGAAGTAGTCCTTTTTGATAAGGTTCAGCCAAACCCTACTTGCCAAAATGTAAACGCAGGTTTAGAATTGTTAAAAGACAATTCATGTGATTTTATCTTGACGCTAGGTGGCGGTTCTCCACAAGATTGTGGTAAAGCTATTGGTATTTTAGCAACAAATGGTGGAGATATTAAAGATTACGATGGTATTAATATATCAAAAAAAGCAGCATTACCAATTGTAGCAATTAATACAACTGCTGGTACTGCGAGTGAGGTTACTATTAATTATGTGATTACCGATGCGGAACGTCATATTAAAATGGTGATGGTCGATAAAAATTGTTTAGTTTCAATTGCTGTAAACGATCCAGAATTAATGATTGGTATGCCTGCAGGTCTAACCGCAGCAACAGGTATGGATGCCTTAACACATGCTATTGAAACGTATGTTACTAAAGGAGCTTTTGGTTGGTCTGATGCTTTGGCATTAGAGGCTATTAAATTAATTTCACAAAGTTTAGAAATAGCTGTTGTAGATGGTAAAAATATCGAAGCAAGAAGCAAGATGGCTTGGGGTCAGTTTATTGCTGGTCAAGCTTTTTCAAATGCTGGTTTAGGTTATGTGCATTCTATGGCACATCAACTAGGTGGTATGTATAATTTACCTCATGGTGTTGCTAATGCAATTCTATTACCACATGTAGAAGCTTTTAACCTACCTGCTTGTGCACATAAATTAAAAAGAGTAGCAAGAGCTATGGGAGTTGGTGTATTAGAAATGAGCGATACACAAGGTGCTAATGCTGCTATTTCTGCTATAAAAGCCTTATCTAAATCTGTTGGAATTCCTTCTGGATTAAAAGAATTAGGTGTTAAAGAAGAAGATTTTGCAGAAATGGCTAAAAATGCTTTAGCAGATGTTTGTACAGGAGGAAACCCTAGAGAAGTTACACTAGAAGATACTATTGCAATTTATAAATCAGCAATGTAA
- a CDS encoding lipopolysaccharide assembly protein LapB — protein MLKTNAVYFFDLVEFEEIIVHYLDAGKHALAKKAVKLGLQQHPASVDLKLLQVEIYVFEDELDKASILLKIIERLEPNNDEVFIQKATISSKQGNHKESIELLKKALTFTDDKVDVWSLLGMEYLYLDDFNNARSTFIKCVEVDFEDYSALYNVVYCFDMEAKHEEAITYLNSYVEINPYCEVAWHQLGRQYFILEMFEKALMSFEYAVLIDESFIGGYLEKAKTLEQLGRYKEAIDNYLITLELDDATAFVCLRVGECYEKLLNLDEAISFYKKAVHEDPLLDKGWVSLANLSFLDENYQKAAYYISKALKIEEDNFLYWRRYAEINLRLNFYEEAVVGYVKCLSLNDTDLEVFIGLTDVLSFLGEFNDAISTLIKAQKFYKDAAEIEYRLAGLFFILNKEKYGFDHLITALKIDYDYNIILKELYPIVYDDKKVQKLLVDYKKAME, from the coding sequence ATGCTTAAAACCAACGCAGTTTATTTTTTTGATCTGGTTGAGTTTGAAGAAATAATTGTACATTATTTAGATGCTGGTAAACATGCTTTGGCTAAAAAAGCAGTAAAATTAGGGTTGCAACAACACCCTGCTTCTGTAGATTTAAAATTACTACAAGTAGAAATTTATGTTTTTGAAGATGAGTTAGATAAAGCATCCATATTATTAAAAATAATTGAGCGTTTAGAGCCTAATAATGATGAAGTTTTTATACAAAAAGCAACCATCAGTTCTAAACAAGGAAACCATAAAGAGTCTATAGAATTATTAAAAAAAGCGTTGACTTTTACAGATGATAAAGTAGATGTTTGGTCTCTTTTAGGCATGGAATATTTGTATTTAGACGACTTTAATAATGCACGTTCTACGTTTATAAAGTGTGTAGAAGTAGATTTTGAAGATTATTCTGCCTTATATAATGTTGTCTATTGTTTTGATATGGAGGCTAAACATGAAGAAGCAATTACCTATTTAAACAGTTATGTAGAAATAAATCCATATTGTGAAGTTGCTTGGCATCAATTAGGAAGGCAGTATTTTATTTTAGAAATGTTTGAAAAGGCATTGATGTCTTTTGAATATGCTGTTTTAATTGATGAATCTTTTATTGGGGGTTATTTAGAAAAAGCAAAAACCTTAGAGCAACTAGGGCGTTATAAAGAAGCGATAGATAATTATTTAATTACCTTAGAATTAGATGATGCGACTGCTTTTGTGTGCCTTAGGGTAGGTGAGTGTTATGAAAAATTATTAAATTTAGATGAAGCTATTTCATTTTATAAAAAAGCGGTACATGAAGATCCTTTATTAGATAAAGGTTGGGTGTCACTTGCTAATTTATCATTCTTAGATGAAAACTATCAGAAAGCAGCTTATTATATTTCTAAGGCGTTAAAAATTGAAGAGGACAATTTCTTGTATTGGAGACGATATGCTGAAATTAATTTAAGACTTAATTTCTATGAAGAAGCTGTAGTTGGTTATGTAAAATGTTTAAGTTTAAATGATACTGACTTAGAGGTTTTTATTGGTCTAACGGATGTATTATCTTTTTTAGGTGAATTTAACGATGCAATAAGTACTTTAATTAAAGCACAAAAATTTTACAAAGATGCTGCTGAAATAGAATATAGATTAGCAGGCTTATTTTTTATTCTGAATAAAGAAAAATACGGATTTGACCACTTAATTACTGCTTTAAAAATAGATTACGATTATAATATTATTTTAAAAGAATTGTACCCAATTGTCTATGATGATAAAAAAGTACAAAAGCTTTTAGTTGATTATAAAAAAGCGATGGAATAA
- the pyrR gene encoding bifunctional pyr operon transcriptional regulator/uracil phosphoribosyltransferase PyrR: MSKKNLLNSKDIEIILHRLACQLIENHNDFSNTVLIGLQPRGSFLANRLADLLKNTYNVKNLKLGLLDITFYRDDFRRRDAPLAATATKMDFIIEGKNVVIIDDVLFSGRSIRAALTAMQAYGRPENIELLVLIDRRFSRHLPIQPNYRGRQVDAINHEKVLVTWKETHKKDAVYIESK, encoded by the coding sequence ATGAGCAAAAAAAACTTACTTAACTCAAAGGATATTGAAATAATTTTACATCGATTGGCTTGTCAGTTAATCGAAAATCATAACGATTTTTCTAATACCGTATTAATTGGTTTACAACCTAGAGGTAGTTTTTTGGCTAATAGATTAGCCGATTTATTAAAAAACACCTACAACGTTAAAAACTTAAAATTAGGATTATTAGATATTACCTTTTACAGAGACGATTTTAGAAGAAGAGATGCACCTTTAGCAGCTACAGCAACTAAAATGGACTTTATAATTGAAGGTAAAAATGTAGTAATTATTGACGATGTTTTGTTTTCTGGTAGAAGTATTAGAGCTGCATTAACTGCAATGCAAGCCTACGGCAGACCAGAAAATATTGAGCTATTAGTATTAATAGACAGACGTTTTAGTAGACATTTACCAATTCAGCCAAATTATAGAGGCCGTCAAGTAGATGCTATTAACCATGAAAAGGTATTAGTTACCTGGAAAGAAACACATAAAAAAGACGCAGTTTACATAGAATCAAAATAA
- a CDS encoding aspartate carbamoyltransferase catalytic subunit, with protein sequence MSELSVEHLLGIKYLKETDIDLIFRTADHFKEVINRPIKKVPSLRDITIANLFFENSTRTKLSFELAEKRLSADVINFSAGQSSVKKGETLIDTVNNILAMKVDIVVMRHASVGAGVFLSKHVDAKIINAGDGTHEHPTQALLDSYSIREKLGSVKGKKIVIVGDILHSRVALSNIFALQLQGAKVKVCGPTTLIPKYISSLGVEVETNLKKALEWCDVANVLRVQNERMDLKYFPSTREYTQLFGINQEILDNLDKKIVIMHPGPINRGVEITSEVADSNQSIILNQVENGVAVRMAVIYLLAQQVKR encoded by the coding sequence ATGTCAGAATTAAGTGTAGAACATTTATTAGGAATTAAGTATCTAAAAGAAACTGATATTGATCTTATTTTTAGAACTGCAGATCATTTTAAAGAGGTAATTAACAGACCTATTAAAAAAGTTCCTTCTCTTAGAGATATTACTATTGCTAACTTGTTTTTTGAAAACAGTACGCGTACAAAACTAAGTTTCGAATTGGCAGAAAAAAGGCTTTCTGCAGATGTAATTAACTTTTCTGCAGGACAATCTTCTGTAAAAAAAGGAGAAACTTTAATTGATACTGTAAACAATATATTGGCAATGAAAGTTGACATTGTTGTTATGCGACATGCAAGTGTTGGTGCTGGAGTTTTTCTATCTAAACATGTAGATGCTAAAATTATTAATGCTGGAGATGGAACGCATGAACATCCAACACAGGCTCTTTTAGATTCTTATTCTATTAGAGAAAAATTGGGTAGTGTAAAGGGCAAAAAAATTGTTATTGTAGGTGATATCTTACACTCTAGAGTTGCATTATCTAACATTTTTGCGCTGCAATTACAAGGTGCTAAAGTAAAGGTTTGTGGTCCTACAACCCTTATTCCTAAATACATTTCTAGTTTGGGTGTAGAAGTAGAAACCAATCTTAAAAAAGCTTTAGAATGGTGTGATGTTGCCAATGTTTTACGTGTTCAAAATGAAAGAATGGATCTTAAGTACTTTCCTTCTACCAGAGAATACACGCAACTTTTTGGTATAAATCAGGAGATTCTAGATAATTTAGACAAGAAAATTGTAATCATGCATCCAGGACCTATAAATCGTGGTGTAGAAATAACAAGTGAGGTTGCTGACTCTAATCAATCTATTATTCTAAACCAAGTAGAAAACGGAGTTGCCGTAAGAATGGCCGTTATTTATTTATTAGCACAACAGGTTAAAAGATAA
- a CDS encoding T9SS type A sorting domain-containing protein yields the protein MVKKLLFILFLCYTTIGISQETSIDRLSAAPNPFTNSTKISFSSDANKTVYFTVKNVLGKTVYRKSIQIKSGKNNIPFYKDNLATGMYIYSIQDNKKTISKRFVIR from the coding sequence ATGGTAAAAAAACTACTTTTTATTTTATTTTTATGTTACACTACAATAGGTATTTCTCAAGAAACATCTATAGATCGTTTATCTGCTGCGCCTAATCCATTTACAAATTCTACCAAAATTAGTTTTTCATCAGATGCTAACAAGACTGTTTATTTTACTGTTAAAAATGTTTTAGGAAAAACGGTATATAGAAAAAGTATTCAGATTAAATCTGGTAAAAATAACATTCCTTTTTATAAAGATAATTTAGCTACAGGTATGTACATTTATAGTATTCAGGACAATAAAAAAACCATCTCTAAACGATTTGTTATTAGATGA
- a CDS encoding ribonuclease Z, translating into MSIALTILGCHSATPRKNAFPTSQYLEINNSHFLIDCGEGTQRQMRKYKVGFSKINHIFITHLHGDHFYGLVGLLATFGILNREKELHIYGPKGIKEVTLLQLRVSQSHAKYKMIFHELTSKESELIFEDDKVSVTTIPLNHRVYTNGYLFTEKQKPRKLNMLNISGYPDIDKADYLNIKAGKDVVLPSGEIVSNLELTIPADKPLSFAFCSDTCYKPDIVPIIKDVDLLYHEATFLADREDLAKKTKHATTKQAAEIAKQANAKQLIIGHYSGRYNDINVFKAEAQEIFKNTNLAEPGKVFKV; encoded by the coding sequence ATGAGTATAGCACTAACTATTTTAGGATGCCATTCTGCAACTCCTAGAAAAAACGCTTTTCCTACTTCTCAATATTTAGAAATTAACAACAGTCATTTTTTGATTGATTGTGGAGAAGGTACGCAGCGTCAAATGAGAAAATATAAAGTAGGTTTCTCTAAAATAAATCATATTTTTATTACGCATTTACATGGTGATCATTTTTATGGTTTGGTTGGCTTATTAGCTACTTTCGGTATTTTAAACAGAGAAAAAGAACTCCATATTTATGGACCAAAAGGTATTAAAGAAGTTACTTTATTACAATTGAGAGTTTCTCAATCTCACGCTAAATATAAAATGATTTTTCATGAATTAACTTCAAAAGAAAGTGAACTTATTTTTGAAGATGATAAAGTTTCTGTAACTACAATTCCTTTAAATCATAGAGTTTATACAAATGGTTATTTGTTTACAGAAAAGCAAAAACCAAGAAAATTAAACATGTTAAATATTAGCGGATATCCAGATATTGATAAAGCTGATTATTTAAATATTAAAGCAGGTAAAGATGTTGTTTTACCTTCTGGAGAAATTGTTTCTAATTTAGAATTAACAATTCCGGCAGACAAACCTTTAAGTTTTGCTTTTTGTAGCGATACTTGTTATAAACCAGACATTGTACCTATTATAAAAGATGTAGACCTATTGTACCATGAAGCTACCTTTTTAGCAGATAGAGAAGATTTGGCAAAAAAGACAAAACACGCAACAACGAAGCAAGCTGCTGAAATTGCCAAACAAGCCAATGCTAAACAGTTAATAATTGGGCATTATTCTGGTAGATATAATGATATTAACGTTTTTAAAGCCGAAGCACAAGAAATATTTAAAAACACTAACCTAGCAGAACCAGGAAAAGTATTTAAAGTATAA
- a CDS encoding CoA-binding protein — MKNVTLVLGASTNPNKYSNIAIKRLVDKEIPVAALGIRKGTVLGVVIETEKKEFDNIDTVTLYLNPKNQEEYYNYIIGLKPRRVIFNPGSENGEFVKLLEENSIAVEVACTLVMLSMGQY, encoded by the coding sequence ATGAAAAATGTAACATTAGTTCTTGGCGCATCAACAAATCCTAACAAATATTCTAATATTGCTATAAAAAGACTTGTAGATAAAGAAATACCAGTTGCTGCTTTAGGCATAAGAAAAGGAACCGTTTTAGGTGTTGTCATTGAAACCGAAAAAAAAGAGTTTGATAATATTGATACGGTTACTTTGTATCTAAATCCAAAAAATCAAGAAGAATACTATAACTATATAATTGGATTAAAACCTAGAAGGGTAATTTTTAATCCTGGATCTGAAAATGGAGAATTTGTAAAGCTTTTAGAAGAGAATTCTATAGCAGTAGAAGTTGCTTGTACATTAGTAATGTTGAGCATGGGGCAATATTAA
- a CDS encoding Crp/Fnr family transcriptional regulator has protein sequence MYQTITNHINNHITPTTIDLQLFNAILTETSIPKGQFLLLPGTIVKHEYFVIKGCLKAYYMDDKGNRHIIQFAIENWWVGDFDAFYNQTPSILHIEAIEDSKLLSISYDNLQKIYDEAPIFERYFRILTTKAFIAQRKRILSTLEKNTQERYLEFCSSYPNIEDRVPNYDIANYLGVSPENLSRVRRQLKS, from the coding sequence ATGTATCAAACTATAACAAATCATATCAATAATCATATTACTCCAACAACTATTGATTTGCAATTGTTTAATGCCATTTTAACGGAAACATCTATACCAAAAGGTCAGTTTTTACTATTACCAGGCACCATTGTAAAGCACGAATACTTTGTAATAAAAGGCTGTTTAAAAGCTTATTATATGGATGATAAAGGGAATAGGCATATTATACAATTTGCTATAGAAAATTGGTGGGTAGGAGATTTTGATGCATTTTATAATCAAACACCTTCCATATTACATATAGAAGCTATAGAAGACTCTAAATTACTATCTATAAGCTATGACAATCTTCAAAAAATTTATGATGAGGCACCTATTTTTGAACGTTACTTTAGAATTTTAACCACAAAGGCATTCATCGCGCAGCGAAAAAGAATTTTATCTACATTAGAAAAAAACACCCAAGAACGTTATCTAGAATTTTGCTCCTCTTACCCAAATATAGAAGATAGAGTACCTAATTACGATATTGCAAATTATTTAGGTGTTTCTCCAGAAAACTTAAGTCGTGTAAGGCGACAACTAAAAAGTTAA